In Sphaeramia orbicularis chromosome 10, fSphaOr1.1, whole genome shotgun sequence, the following proteins share a genomic window:
- the LOC115427337 gene encoding transmembrane O-methyltransferase homolog isoform X1: MWLMAVSISLVPVVIMVSSCFRVKVCSLCHRAQAWARWLIWGRVCVRSTYAFVFSNCTHGKPDSVLETFDLYSKMYPSVCIGPQVGEVLDDVMRRVGPSMVLELGMHCAYSSVRLLRLLPPGGRLITVEIDPFTADLGEEIILVAGFKDQFQVLPLSSGEAILSLRELLAPQKGGFSLVLMDHDPVLYLKDLLSLEAEGLLCPIGCSIILIHRDRRADSVKNILDYIRTKAQCYQIKTEIQIMTEICYKSAGTMVE, from the exons ATGTGGCTGATGGCTGTTTCCATCTCTCTGGTTCCTGTCGTCATCATGGTTTCCAGTTGTTTTCGTGTTAAAGTGTGTTCCCTGTGCCATCGAGCTCAGGCCTGGGCTCGGTGGCTGATCTGGGGGAGGGTCTGTGTGAGGAGCACCTATGCCTTTGTATTCTCCAACTGTACCCACGGCAAACCTGACAGCGTCCTGGAGACCTTTGACCTCTACTCGAAAATGTACCCATCTGTCTGCATCGGCCCACAAGTTG GTGAGGTGTTGGATGATGTGATGAGGCGTGTTGGTCCTTCCATGGTCCTGGAGCTGGGGATGCATTGTGCTTATAGTTCTGTCCGCCTGCTTCGTCTGCTGCCCCCCGGTGGCAGACTAATCACAGTGGAGATAGACCCATTCACAGCTGATCTAGGGGAGGAAATTATACTTGTGGCAGGCTTCAAAGACCAG TTTCAAGTGTTGCCACTGAGTTCAGGTGAGGCCATCCTATCATTACGTGAACTTTTAGCACCTCAAAAAGGGGGTTTCAGTCTGGTGCTGATGGACCATGACCCTGTGCTGTACCTTAAAGACCTGCTGAGCCTTGAAGCTGAGGGGCTCCTCTGTCCAATTGGGTGCTCTATCATCCTGATCCACAGAGACCGGAGAGCTGACAGTGTCAAAAATATCCTGGATTACATCAGAACTAAAGCACAATGCTACCAGATCAAGACTGAGATCCAGATTATGACTGAGATCTGCTATAAAAGTGCAGGCACAATGGTAGAGTGA
- the LOC115427337 gene encoding transmembrane O-methyltransferase homolog isoform X2, which translates to MYPSVCIGPQVGEVLDDVMRRVGPSMVLELGMHCAYSSVRLLRLLPPGGRLITVEIDPFTADLGEEIILVAGFKDQFQVLPLSSGEAILSLRELLAPQKGGFSLVLMDHDPVLYLKDLLSLEAEGLLCPIGCSIILIHRDRRADSVKNILDYIRTKAQCYQIKTEIQIMTEICYKSAGTMVE; encoded by the exons ATGTACCCATCTGTCTGCATCGGCCCACAAGTTG GTGAGGTGTTGGATGATGTGATGAGGCGTGTTGGTCCTTCCATGGTCCTGGAGCTGGGGATGCATTGTGCTTATAGTTCTGTCCGCCTGCTTCGTCTGCTGCCCCCCGGTGGCAGACTAATCACAGTGGAGATAGACCCATTCACAGCTGATCTAGGGGAGGAAATTATACTTGTGGCAGGCTTCAAAGACCAG TTTCAAGTGTTGCCACTGAGTTCAGGTGAGGCCATCCTATCATTACGTGAACTTTTAGCACCTCAAAAAGGGGGTTTCAGTCTGGTGCTGATGGACCATGACCCTGTGCTGTACCTTAAAGACCTGCTGAGCCTTGAAGCTGAGGGGCTCCTCTGTCCAATTGGGTGCTCTATCATCCTGATCCACAGAGACCGGAGAGCTGACAGTGTCAAAAATATCCTGGATTACATCAGAACTAAAGCACAATGCTACCAGATCAAGACTGAGATCCAGATTATGACTGAGATCTGCTATAAAAGTGCAGGCACAATGGTAGAGTGA